The Papaver somniferum cultivar HN1 chromosome 6, ASM357369v1, whole genome shotgun sequence genome segment ATTTAAACAAACATGCAGTGTCTCTAAAGAATTAAGATGAGCAAAATTGAAACTCTATAAAGCTAAACAACCTTATAACATTAATGATCTTCACCAAGTTAGGGACATACAATTTAAACAAATCCCAAACTAAAACATAAAACGAAAAATATTCAAAATTGATAAAGAGAAATTGATATTACTACAAATACAAAcacaaattaaaaactaaaataaacctaAATCTCTTGCAAAGCTTCAACACCTTTACTAACATATGCTAAAAGGGGATGGACTTGACATTAGCTTATCCTGCAGGAAAAAAAATCAGGAAATATAATCAAAATCCTTAAATCAAATCTACATGAAGTACTACCTTACTAGTACCAACAAGATTTGTTCGATCATGAGCactcaaatcttcaataaaacaaaaatatcaaGGTTTTCAAATACTAAAAACATACTCGGACCATCAAATAAAGTGAAGGGTTTTTGAGAAGATTCAATTTCATATTTAGGGGTTTTATTTCTTACACTAGGAGAAGAGATCTTCAACCCACTTGAAGTTTTTTGCAGGGAAAAATACATAAGGAAACATCATTCTGCAAAATCAAGAGAAGATGAACAGAAATTAAATCATTAATGATACTAAAATTCTATCACATTTAGCAAACAAGGACAAGATTGATAATACCTGATGATTTCAGGAGCAGAAAACTAATCTAGGGTTACAAAGTTTTCTTTAGATTTCTATTGATACATGCGTTTTGATTTTGAGATAGGGGTTACGACGAAGCTATGATTTGGGACAGTAAGTTTCGATCTTTGATATGAGAGTGAGATTCGTCTTCAATTTCTAACTTTGATTTCTAATTATTGAGAaatgaactggattttgaatctAGGGTTCTTGGAgtttttgttgaatttgattaatggaacaaaataataataaaacttgtTAAGATTGAGTTGTCGGTGGTGATGAAAGTGAAGAGTATGATTTGGGGACATGATCTGtggatgaagaagaaggggatctCGTGTGCTGTGAATGAGTTAGGAAACGGGTGAATGAAAAGGTATTTATGGGTATTGTCGTATGGAACTGGGGCTATAGAAAGTAGTTGCTTCCACAATTGTTCTTATACTCGATAAGAGAGCCATGTTTTATTATAAAAATACCACCCAATATAACGACTGTGGATGAAACTTGattaatttttatcaaaaaagcTACTTTTTCTCACAGCTCATATAAGTACTACCAGTCCATGGAAGTCGTTTCTTTAAAACCTAGGAAGTTGTTAAAAATCCTTTTTCCACTAGtgtgaagctaagatgtaattctagctctcaccaaagagttgggaatgaatcttcttaccggtattggtacaagcaatgcCATGCGGGTACCATAGTAACAACCAATTTCCATATGAAGGTCATACTTTAGATATAAATTTTAATGATAAGAAGAACTTTTCCTGGACAATTAACTATTTAATTGactagaacaaagacgtcacaaaatttATACATGAACCGAGAGATAATCATACCTTGTTAAATGCCAAAGAAGCCCATGCAGATGGATATCATGTGAATCCTCACAGTGATGAGAATATAACTGATTGTATCTGTTATAGTCTctaatctagtgaaatgtaaatcactatagtatttggattaattattgaatccatattgactccgacgatgaaatattGGGAATCGACTGATACAGtctttgggcataaccataaagctactttggttgtgacatgatgatcgttttgaaaggactcatacgaacatcactttatttgagtgaacaaaaaatgggagaaagtttgacagaatgcgaaataacgacatatctctcaatagGTGTTCTCTAAAGAACTTGATGCACAACCCCCCACCCCCACACCCCacccccttcccattatgatTTTAAGTAAttaagagagcatatcactcatttcacaAAGTCTTCCGTAAAATTTAATCTTCCGTTCGGCGAGACAACAATCATATCAGATGACGCTGAAAAGATTATAGGCCTTAGATCACGTGGGAAGAGTGTAGATGTTAAATATTCTGATTTGGATTGGGAACAACTTTATAAGTTATCCCAAGAAGTTCTTGGTTGGGATCGTGATACTACCGAGTTGGAGTTTTGTTGCGCCGCTAAAGAGGTGGAAAGCGTGCGTCGTGGCTACGATAACAAACCATATATGTTGAATTCGTTCAATATGAAGAATTCGAAAGCTAAGTTTGATAATATTGTGCAATAAGTTAAGGATAGGTTGTTGATGGACGCGACCAAGGTAAACCATACCGCTACTGCTTATTTGTTGTACACTCTCGGTCGAATTATATTCCCGACCATACTGGCGACAAAGTGATAGATCAATATCTCCAATTCTTAAAAGATCTTTCAAAGGTTCATGAGTGCGCTTTGAGAACCGTTTGTGTTGAATTCAGTCTCGAGTCAATTGCGAAATCCTCTAAGCTAGAACGCTAGGAACTTTGGAGGAAACTTCAGTCTCTTTCAGGTGTTTCTCGATAACTTTAATTCCATTTTTTTTCATTAAATTTATTTGTTCATGTACTTTGCATATGTTCTCTAGTTTTATTTGATCACTGTGACAAGTTCGGCCTATTATAATAACTCAATTTTGAGACGAACATGACAAGAATGGAGTAATTTTTATGGAAATGTCAGGTTCGGCCCAAACTGGTAATTTAGTTTTGAACCGAACCTGACATTTTCAGAACAATTATTACATTCTTGTCAGGTTCGGCCCATAATGTTATAGTTTGTGATATAGTTTTGAGATGAACTTCTGTTTGTATTTCCAATGCGCTTAATATAGGTGTGGGTATGATCACTTCCCGAAGTTGGAATTAAGCACACCGATTGAGGTCGTGGATGATACATTTCCAACTTTGGCCAAATATAAGTTCAAGGACCATAAGAAGAGGGATAAGTCTGGAAAAACAATCTATTTAAGAGAAAAGTTAGACTCATTGGATGGGCACAATGTTGACTTTGAACTGTATAACAcggaaaaataagaagatgaatttGTTTACAATTAATATATGCCTTTGGAGATGTACTACAGACCGTTGTTTTATCCAGGCAAGTGTAGTTTCGATCCTCGTCGAGTACTCCGCTAATTTGGTCCAAACAGTACGTGGGATGATAACTGAAGGTTCAAGTTGTTTTCGAAGGGAAGTAAAGGCACAACGAGAACCACCGGTTCATGGAAATCCAAATATGACCCTGAGTCGTTGTTTCGTCACTGGAATAACTTGGATTACAACATGTTGAGTTGGGAGGGATTAGAGAGTTTGCGTCAAGGTCCTCATGAAGTTGTAGAAGAGTATAGAGATTGGTATAATTAAATTTCTCATCCATTCATTATTCATAGAGAAAGTCAAGATCTTTTCGAAGATGAAATTATGGAGGaaaaaataatggaatttgcGGCGAAGAAAGCGTCTGACAGCATAATCCATAGTGTATCCGTGGCAATGGCGGTAGTGGTAAGTTGATGTCTTTATTTACTCTTTTAAACATATTATAAAATATGAAAGTATGTTCTATattaatttttggtttgaaatgAAATTATTTGTCGTCAACAACGaatttgttgaagaaaatgaagaagaaagttaGTTGAAAACAGACGATATCAATGGATGAGCATCAAGGTTTCTGCAATGAATTAGAATCGATCATTCGCGTAGGTAAATCCGTGAATTCAAATAAAAAGGCGATGAAGACAACCCGGAGGCCCAAATGTACGTGGTAATGCATCCGATAccgatgatgaacatgaaggagGAAGTGGAAGATAAAAAGGACATGTTGCAACCAAAAGAGGTCGTGGAAGTGATCATGGAGGTGGTAAAAGAGGTCGTGGAGGTGGTTGTGAATGAATATGTTATTGTACTTTCATGTTCTGGATTTTAGTTTAACCTCATATTAGTCTTTGACTTGTATTTTCATTTTAAATATTAGTTATCACTCTGATGTTTAAGAGGTTAAATTATTATGGTATTTAGAAGATATAACTTAGATTGTCATCCGcttgttttatatttattatattgACAGTGTCCAGCAAAGATGATTAATGGGCCGAGCCTAGTTCCTTCTATTTTTAAGTAATCCTAATAGGTTCGGCTGATAGGAGAAATTacattttgagccgaacctgtaACACATCTTGGAACTTCCAAATTTCGACCCATTCGACAAAATAAATTATAAGTCGAATATCAATTTTTAAAGTTCGCAGGTTTCGAGGAATGActagttttttaaaaaaagaGTCGTTACTCGCGTAGCTTTTCTATACCCACTCTACATACCCATTTTGGATTCGTATCTCTTGAAAAAAATGACATGCTACAAAATTTACTTTAGATAAAGATGGATCACTATCCACACACTATACAGCCTATTATCCGAAAATGGGTGAAGAACGTCGCTTGAATGGTATGATGAGTTAGAGTTATTTTCTCGATTGTTTGATATAAGAAAACAAATCGAAGATTTTATTGCTTTAGTTCGGATTGTAAGGCGATATCGACTTAAGGGTGAAACCATTGCTGAAATTGAAGAGAAGTCTCGAGCGGAATGGCAACGATGGAATGGAAAGGATTTCGAATACGACCCCCAATACAACATCCTTAAGGATTTCCTCGAAAAACGTATGGATTCTAATTACCCGTATGTGGGTTTTCTTTAACTAAATATCGTATAATGTGCATTTAATTTTGTAATGGGTAACGATTATGAATGAAAACTATTATAAATAGAAACTAATGaaattaccaaaaatataagtaggTCCACAATTCAAATTAGAGGACTGGTCGAACCTGACATTTCTTACAAGTTTCACTACAAGTTGTCAGGTTCGTCTTAAAACTAATTCTTCATTTtccagccgaacctgacaactccCACAAGTTTCACTATAAATTGTCAAACTAATTCTTCATTTGTCAGGTTCATTCGTAACAAGTTGTTGGGTTCGGCTTAAAGTGGTGTGTTACTTTTCAGCCGAACATTTGTCTGTAAGTCCGATATCAGTTTTGCATTGAGGTTCGGTAATTTGTATTAACAAACACCTAAATAACAAAAAAGACAAAATATTTCATTCATATGTTAATTTGAGGATACATTGTATGTCATTTATAACTTTACCCCACCCTCCCCAtccgaacaaaaaaaaaatcccatccTTTATGACATTTCCAAAAAATCTTCGTATTATGTTTTAtgaatttcctaatcttgtcgcGGCTTCTTTTACCTCGTCCACTTCATCTTCACTTGTATCTTCATACCTCGTTACAATTATTTGATCTTTCACAAGCGATATGTATGAATTTTTCCAAAGGTCCATTTACGTCGTGTAGTTTGCGCACCAATCCATCGAGTAATTATGTTGGAATCCCGTGCAAAAGACTTTACAATTCAAAGGAGGTAATGGGCAACCGGGATTAATCTCGAggacgataaaaaaaaaaaaaatccttgagCAAACGCAAGAACATGTCTTCTATCTTTAAGATCCTCACAGTAAGGTTTTGTTGGCGGCGCATAAGTAAAACTATTACCAACCATCCCGAAACAATGAATCATGCAATTGAAAGTCTCTGCTAAACCCACGACTTGACATCGAAATCCAATGGTTTCTTATAATGACGGAGCCGTCGTGTCAACGTCGTTCGAATTCAATACACTCCGATGCCACCTCTTCGTCTCCTCTTGGACCTTCTCTCATCATTGTAGTGTAGAAGTCCTTGTTTCAGCGCAATATTTGCAACAACCGATTCCTTATATATTTGATTTCGTCTCCTTGCCACTCCGAGTTCTTCGCATCTATAAAGGTCCTAGTTATTCCCAAGTACACGTGGATGGTGATGACGACAATTCATATTTTTATTCATGTCCAATGATTTAGATCTCCATTATAGTTGAAAACGATTTTGAAGGGGCACTATTTTTTCTTCGTTTTGGTCTTATTAtctctcccggtcttcccaatgTACACGGAACCCTTTTTATTCATAGTCTTATTATCTCTCCCGGTCTATCCTATTtatttcacaaaccatttctaacCGGTTCCATCGGCTTTGATTCCCTGTCACTAGCATGCAAATTATTTTCCATCCATGTATGTAAGCCCAATCCCATGCTTCCGGTTTACTTCCCCATATCTACAAGAATACAAGGTCACATATATACTTAGTAAACTTTTGGAATATACATACTTTTAATTTATAGAATAAGACATCACTAAATTTGTTTCCTACCAAGTCATTTTGGAAATGATCTTTAATATCTTCGTAAGTGGTGTTAACAACCgaaggttgatcatgcattggtGGAGTTTCGACAATTACGATCTATAAGAATACAGCGTGATTAGATAactcaaaggaaaaaaaataaccgAAGGTTCGGCTAATTCGAAAAATTGGAACCAGAGCCGAACCTAGGAAAATCTCTGAGTAAAGCTAGGTTCGGCTCATATAAAATGTATGTTTAAAGTCGAACCTTTATCATTTCGAAGTTCGGAGGGAACAAATATTTTCCGACCGAACTTTTAACTTAGGTATTTTATTGAAGCCACACTTCCAAGTTCGGCTAGAAACAGGTGTGTCCGAACATTACGTTGTAAGTCGAACAAAGTAAAATAAATCAAGCAATAGGTTCGGCTATCCATTAAAAGAGTTCGAATAAGCCAAAACATCAGCAATTTTCTAAATTTCTTGGATTCAGCTTTAAATATACTGGTCAAATTGTTCTTCGACTAATATAACATTAACAACTTACTTAGTTAATCATCAATATTACTAAttaatcattatcattaacactaACCATAACTATTAACATCAATTATATAAGAGTAGTAATGTCaatataaaaaaaatgtccatAAGGGTTAATGCCGTTTTTATCtaatgaccctattttgacaCCGTTAGGTATGCCTCCGTAAAAATCAGTATGCCTCTAAACAGGTTTTTTTAACCGCACATAGACAAATTCATGGGCCAAGAAATTCATACCCATAAAGGCAATATGCTTTAGTTAAATCACTTTTTTCTCTATTACCTAGGTATCCATATTCTTGTACAGTTGTAAATCAAATATAAAACTGTACCAGGTTGTTCATTTCAATCTCGGTTTCCGCCGGCGGCCTAATTTTCTGTAGGATCCTTTTGGTTTGTCCAGgaacatttttttgtttttgtttttggttgTTGTTGGTGAACTGCTTATATTAACAGAAAATAGACATAAAATATCTGGACTAGACCCTCCCCACATCATATCAGCAGCCGAACATGACTCATAACAACGAGAGCATTTGTTCTTTCGTGGCTGCTGCTGCTGTAGCAAAAAATCATTGCCACACCATCAGCTTATCTATACTGATTAGAGAAAATTAGATGAATAGAACTTATGATAGTAATGTCAGCCAACAACAATCACACATTCACACTACTTTTATACGAAGTCTAACTATGAAGTCTAGTTATTCACTTTCAACATTTTAATCTTGTCGATGTTCTGGTGAAGAGTAAGAATGAGGTCATCAAGAACAACGACAAGCTACATGGTATCTGTTTTGATGCAAAAATCTAGCATACACTGCTGCAAAGCCCCAAAATATTTTACCAAGTTCAGAATCCTGATTAGACAGCCGCCGCAATCCTACCAGCAACCACCATTAACACCATTTCATCAACATCACCCGAATAATAGCCCACAAAAGTGGAAACACAACTAGCAGAACATCACCAGTGGAAAAACCCCAATCCAACTCAAACCATTAGCagaccctttattttattttattttatttacatGGTACTAAAACTTATTCGGTAAATCAAACGTGTGCACCTGAATTTTGGGGATAAATAAGTCAATAGCATCCTCAATCTTATTCAAATGAATAAATTTCTCAACTTTTCTGAAATTATGTTCTGTTTGTCACTGATCTGCAGAGGTGTATTATATGCAGGTACAGATAGAGACAAGTCCTAACTCTGAGCTTCTACAGCCAGTTGAGGCTTTGGCTTTGGTTTCCGTTTCTTATCTTTCACTGCCTTCTTAAGAGTTTCACCTCCATTTTCCTCTTCTGAGATGATTTCAATCCTCGCGAAGATGGGAATTGCCTGGGCCATAACCTGACCACCTTTGAGCCCTCCCCATCTGGTATCACTCTGCATAAAGAAAGTATATCAATCGGATGTGTTTAACAAGATTTACAACTCATATTCACCAAGGAGATAGAGAGATACAGACCCAGGTAACAGCTTCAAACTGATCGTTTGAATAGCCAAGCTGTGAATATATCCGCGAACATAAACTTGGGGTTACAGGAGCTAATGCTACTGCAATAATCCTCACGACTTCCAATATTACAACAAGGTCCTGCTaaaaacaaacaccaaataattAGAAAAGACATGCCTTTAATAAGAGCAAAATACTTAAAACTTGTTATGCAATCAGCTCAAATTTGGTCAGTAACGATGACTCAGAGTAGACTCGGCCGTATGAAACGAAAACTTGACAACAAATAGCTAACGTAGTAAGGTCTTGTATAAAACAATATCGTCTTTCAGACCCTCCACTTCATCTAGTTAAGTCTTGTATAAACATATCGTCTATGGTGAGATATTTTTAAGAAAGAAAACCTTTGCAGCAGCTTCAGAAGCATCGCCACCTTTCTTGAAAAGAGACCATGGAGCCCGTTCATCCATATACAAGTTCCCTGCGTTCCCAATCTCTAGCACGGCCTCACAAGCTAAGGATaaggataggttttcatagtgGTCTTTTGATGTCTCTACCTACAAAAAATGGCAGGAAATGCTcagaatagttgaatgacttgagATATGTACGACTTTATTTTAAGATAGCTAACAATAACAATTTGAATCAAGCATGACAGTATTCAAACTACATATATCTAAATAATATTGTCGGGACTTCTATCATCCTTACCAACTTCTCTACAGTGTCTTTGAGTGCAATCCCTTCAGCTGCAGTAACCGAATCAACGATTAAAGTTGAATTACAGTTTTTCTTCAGAAGCCCAAGCGTACGATTAAGAAGATTTCCTGCACAAATTTAACGTTTTTTTATTGATTATATAATGGCAGGTTACCAGTTTTAAAACAATGTCAGAGCTAGAACTTAGGATGACCCGATATCTCTGGATTAGTAGTTACTCCTATAACCCAAACCCACATAATAGTTTAAGTTGTTCGCTATAGTTAACCATGATAGAGCACCTATTGTATTGGCAAGATGTGCGTTGACAATATTGACAAACCGTTCCTCCGAGTAGTCCCCATCATTTCCAAGTTCTACTTCCCTAAGAAAGAAGTACCTCACCGCATCAGAACCAAACCTAAGCACCAAATCCTTTGGCTCGAGTGTATTACCAAGTGATTTCCCCATTTTCATGCCATCctaaaatttcaaaataaaaagcATTGCTGCATGAAATGAAAATCAATTAATGAGATGAAATATCAGAACCTACGAACTTCTGAATATCCTATTATATCAGTTCATTAGACACTAAATGTGTGTTCCTTTACTAGAATTGCGAAATGGAAACTAGAAAAATACTTAGTATTGCCTTATTAACCAAGTTACGAAAACCAACACTATGCCAAATAAACTTTTTGAAAACTGAATCACATCTGAGAATGATAGAACAAACTAGTAGAGACTCTACTGATGCATCTGAATCCAAAGTTTTTATGACTGACTACTTTTTAAAAACCAAACCACCCCACAGATTCGTCAATGCTGCTTGCCAAAATATCCATCTGTCCACAAGGCATTACAATGGATAGAAACTGAACCAATTCtgttatttttttaaattattttcttGCAAAACTCCATCATGTGGACTGTGCCCAATAGAGGATTGAAAATTCAGATTGTCATGCATGGACTGGGATACAGTATAGGCTAACCGTAACGTATTACAGTAAATTACCTTGGTTAGGAATCCATGGCCGAAAACCATCTTTGGAAGGCTTAGTCCAGCAGACATCAACATAGCTGGCCAGTAAACAGCATGGAACCGCAAGATATCCTGCGAAAAAGAACAACGAAACTAATGAGATTTGACAAGAAGATCAAAAGTTGTGTTTCCTCAAGAGTAAATTAGGTCATTTGAGAAATACTGATTCTAAGCATGTTTAGAAGGTGAAGGGGCAAATACATAGTCCCAAAATATTACGAGATTTTTGGTTAATTTGAAACCAACACTACTGCAGTTTCAAGAAATAAGGGGACACAAATGGATTTCAGGGAATGGCCAGATTCAAGATACTTTACCTTGCCAATTAAGTGCAGCGAAGCAGGCCAACCTGAAGCAGTTGCATGTTGTAAAGTGGGTTTTTCTTGTTCTAGGGATAATGCCGATACATATCTAAGCAGCAAACAAGAGAAGTATACGTAAATAACGCACCTGAAAAAATGAGCCTAAAATACAATATTAGACATAGGATATCTTGGTGTGTCTACTCAAAAATTCAAAGGAATTGGGAAAGACCCAAACTCTCCCAAGCTCAACCACAATAGATTAAAAGATAAGTGAAGTTTTAGACTTTACCCCAATAAAGCATCAAACCAGACATAGATAGTTTGTTTTTCATCGCAAGGCACAGGAATACCCCAATCCACAGACGCCCGTGAAATTGAGAAATCTCTTAAGCCACTCTTGATCCAGCTTTGCACCTATATAAGAACCTGTTAGAAAGATAATTTGGTGCAAGGGTTtcccaaacaaacaaacaaaaagtaATCCTGCGAGCAATGTTAGTACTGTCAGCCGCACCTCATTCAAACGGTAAGAAGGCTGTACAAAATCTGGATTACGTGCTAAGACCTCCTCTAGTGACTTTTGATATTTTGACAAGGCAAAGAAGTAGTTATCCTCCTTACGTGCCTCACAAGGTTTTAGGTGCATAGGGCAACAATTGTTctcaagcaattccttctcatcCTGCATATATTGATAATGAAATACAAGGCAATGCAGAAATTGACCAAATTTATCCACTGACCAAGGGTAAAATATAACTACCCGAACTTAACATGGTATGTTTAGTTAAACTGATGTTCAAGAGACGAGATTCTGTAGATGAACTAGAACAGAACACTTATCATATTTAACCTTCTAATCATTCACATTCCAAAATGAAGTTTACCGACCTTATACTCTTCACAACCAACACAATACAGTCCCTCATAATCAGCTCGATAAATGTCACCACTAGCAAGAACTCTAGCATAAAATTCCTTCACAATTTCTTCGTGACTTGAATCAGTTGTTCGAATAAACTTGTCATAAGCTATGTCTAGCTGCAAATAAACAAAAATACATACTAATCCATCTAAAGTATAGCTAAACAGATTTTCAAACATTTCTTCCAATGCAAAATTAAGCAAATCTTACATCCTTCCAAAGAAACTTATAAGCCTGTGACATATTGCTGCAATGTTCAATTGGACTCGAACCACTAGCTGCTGCTGCAGTAGCTATCTTCTCTCCATGTTCATCTGTACCCGTTATGAATATAACTTTCTTCCCTAACAGTCTCTGGCGTCAACAAAGAAACCAGATCAAATTAGTACCATTTTTTAGTGATTTTGAAACAGCATAAGGTCTGGGTATCTACAGAGGGAGAGAGAGGTTACGTGAAATCGAGCTATGGCATCAGCAGCAATAGTAGTGTAGGCACTACCCATATGAGGTGGGGCATTTACGTAGTAAAGAGGTGTAGTGAGAATGAATGCGTCTGGAGTGATGGATTGAGCTCCACCATCGTTACTGCTGCAGCTACAGAATAAGGCAGATGAAGATGACGAAGGTTTTGGCGAGAAGGAAAGAACATTTCTGCGATTTAAGAAGACATTTTTTATACAGGTAGTTTTGAATTTGATCGAAGAGGTAGTAGTAGAAGGAGAAGTTAATGAAGAGAATAACCAGAGAGTATTTTGTGAGTTGCGGAATACTCTCCCCGACATCTCTGCCTAAGCAACCACAAACAGTTACCAACCAATAAAAACAATGAAATACACATATCACAGCCAGAAATTTATCAACAGTGATGAATTTATCTTAATTAGGAAATACAGGACCATAAGAATATGTTATACACACTATGTGCTATTAGTTCTATCTAAACTCTATTACGCGGGCAGTTTGAAGAGAGATACACAAGTTATAGCAAGTGACAGGTATATTTGGTACACAACCACAACAAAAGCATTCTCTTAAACCAACCAGGCATATGACAAGGTAAAACTGCAATAATGAGAATCTGCATCGAGAAGAgtacatatatatttttctcttAGGCATTTCCGCAAACAAAAAGAGTTCAAAAATACTTAATTCAGCGGGAAGTaattttgaagaaaatcaaaCATTTCTTTgcaaaaaaatgaaaatgttgTGTAAACATAGACTGGTAATCCCAAGTTGATAAACATCAGCAGAAAAACGTTAATGTACTGTGACACGTTAACTACAAACGTGGCACATTAGTGTTTTGTAACAGAACCTATATATATCCCTCTTGGTGGTCTGTTGTAATGGTctgagagacttaacaaaatcaaTAAGATAAGAAGGGAATACAATTCGTCAGTTCCCATATATCCTCTTCTCTGTGTCCATTCAACTTCTTTAATTTATGTATCTTAATTAGTTATCTTAGTTCTTGTCATTTGTTGAACCTGCTACTCTGGTGGTAATATTAGAGTGGGCTAGAGGTTGATCTCAATGAACTGGATGACTAATATGTACTGTGACTTCgtaacacgttatcagcacgaattgctCGATAGCGGCGGTGTGTTCATTTGATCGATTAAAGGA includes the following:
- the LOC113290262 gene encoding methionine--tRNA ligase, chloroplastic/mitochondrial-like isoform X5, with translation MSGRVFRNSQNTLCCSSNDGGAQSITPDAFILTTPLYYVNAPPHMGSAYTTIAADAIARFHRLLGKKVIFITGTDEHGEKIATAAAASGSSPIEHCSNMSQAYKFLWKDLDIAYDKFIRTTDSSHEEIVKEFYARVLASGDIYRADYEGLYCVGCEEYKDEKELLENNCCPMHLKPCEARKEDNYFFALSKYQKSLEEVLARNPDFVQPSYRLNEVQSWIKSGLRDFSISRASVDWGIPVPCDEKQTIYVWFDALLGCVIYVYFSCLLLRYVSALSLEQEKPTLQHATASGWPASLHLIGKDILRFHAVYWPAMLMSAGLSLPKMVFGHGFLTKDGMKMGKSLGNTLEPKDLVLRFGSDAVRYFFLREVELGNDGDYSEERFVNIVNAHLANTIGNLLNRTLGLLKKNCNSTLIVDSVTAAEGIALKDTVEKLVETSKDHYENLSLSLACEAVLEIGNAGNLYMDERAPWSLFKKGGDASEAAAKQDLVVILEVVRIIAVALAPVTPSLCSRIYSQLGYSNDQFEAVTWSDTRWGGLKGGQVMAQAIPIFARIEIISEEENGGETLKKAVKDKKRKPKPKPQLAVEAQS
- the LOC113290262 gene encoding methionine--tRNA ligase, chloroplastic/mitochondrial-like isoform X4; the encoded protein is MSGRVFRNSQNTLWLFSSLTSPSTTTSSIKFKTTCIKNVFLNRRNVLSFSPKPSSSSSALFCSCSSNDGGAQSITPDAFILTTPLYYVNAPPHMGSAYTTIAADAIARFHRLLGKKVIFITGTDEHGEKIATAAAASGSSPIEHCSNMSQAYKFLWKDLDIAYDKFIRTTDSSHEEIVKEFYARVLASGDIYRADYEGLYCVGCEEYKDEKELLENNCCPMHLKPCEARKEDNYFFALSKYQKSLEEVLARNPDFVQPSYRLNEVQSWIKSGLRDFSISRASVDWGIPVPCDEKQTIYVWFDALLGYVSALSLEQEKPTLQHATASGWPASLHLIGKDILRFHAVYWPAMLMSAGLSLPKMVFGHGFLTKDGMKMGKSLGNTLEPKDLVLRFGSDAVRYFFLREVELGNDGDYSEERFVNIVNAHLANTIGNLLNRTLGLLKKNCNSTLIVDSVTAAEGIALKDTVEKLVETSKDHYENLSLSLACEAVLEIGNAGNLYMDERAPWSLFKKGGDASEAAAKDLVVILEVVRIIAVALAPVTPSLCSRIYSQLGYSNDQFEAVTWSDTRWGGLKGGQVMAQAIPIFARIEIISEEENGGETLKKAVKDKKRKPKPKPQLAVEAQS
- the LOC113290262 gene encoding methionine--tRNA ligase, chloroplastic/mitochondrial-like isoform X3, which gives rise to MSGRVFRNSQNTLWLFSSLTSPSTTTSSIKFKTTCIKNVFLNRRNVLSFSPKPSSSSSALFCSCSSNDGGAQSITPDAFILTTPLYYVNAPPHMGSAYTTIAADAIARFHRLLGKKVIFITGTDEHGEKIATAAAASGSSPIEHCSNMSQAYKFLWKDLDIAYDKFIRTTDSSHEEIVKEFYARVLASGDIYRADYEGLYCVGCEEYKDEKELLENNCCPMHLKPCEARKEDNYFFALSKYQKSLEEVLARNPDFVQPSYRLNEVQSWIKSGLRDFSISRASVDWGIPVPCDEKQTIYVWFDALLGYVSALSLEQEKPTLQHATASGWPASLHLIGKDILRFHAVYWPAMLMSAGLSLPKMVFGHGFLTKDGMKMGKSLGNTLEPKDLVLRFGSDAVRYFFLREVELGNDGDYSEERFVNIVNAHLANTIGNLLNRTLGLLKKNCNSTLIVDSVTAAEGIALKDTVEKLVETSKDHYENLSLSLACEAVLEIGNAGNLYMDERAPWSLFKKGGDASEAAAKQDLVVILEVVRIIAVALAPVTPSLCSRIYSQLGYSNDQFEAVTWSDTRWGGLKGGQVMAQAIPIFARIEIISEEENGGETLKKAVKDKKRKPKPKPQLAVEAQS
- the LOC113290262 gene encoding methionine--tRNA ligase, chloroplastic/mitochondrial-like isoform X1, with amino-acid sequence MSGRVFRNSQNTLWLFSSLTSPSTTTSSIKFKTTCIKNVFLNRRNVLSFSPKPSSSSSALFCSCSSNDGGAQSITPDAFILTTPLYYVNAPPHMGSAYTTIAADAIARFHRLLGKKVIFITGTDEHGEKIATAAAASGSSPIEHCSNMSQAYKFLWKDLDIAYDKFIRTTDSSHEEIVKEFYARVLASGDIYRADYEGLYCVGCEEYKDEKELLENNCCPMHLKPCEARKEDNYFFALSKYQKSLEEVLARNPDFVQPSYRLNEVQSWIKSGLRDFSISRASVDWGIPVPCDEKQTIYVWFDALLGCVIYVYFSCLLLRYVSALSLEQEKPTLQHATASGWPASLHLIGKDILRFHAVYWPAMLMSAGLSLPKMVFGHGFLTKDGMKMGKSLGNTLEPKDLVLRFGSDAVRYFFLREVELGNDGDYSEERFVNIVNAHLANTIGNLLNRTLGLLKKNCNSTLIVDSVTAAEGIALKDTVEKLVETSKDHYENLSLSLACEAVLEIGNAGNLYMDERAPWSLFKKGGDASEAAAKQDLVVILEVVRIIAVALAPVTPSLCSRIYSQLGYSNDQFEAVTWSDTRWGGLKGGQVMAQAIPIFARIEIISEEENGGETLKKAVKDKKRKPKPKPQLAVEAQS